A stretch of DNA from Sphingomonas ginkgonis:
CCCAGAAATGGACGCGGCCCCAGAACTCGTCGACCTTGAACCCGAACGCCTTGGGGAACCAGTAGTCGATCCCGGCGAACAGCCCGAAGATCACCCCGCCGATGATCACGTTGTGGAAGTGGGCGACGAGAAACAGCGAGTTGTGGAAGACAAAGTCGGCCGGCGGCACCGCGAGCAGCACGCCGGTCATCCCGCCGACCGTGAAGGTCAGCATGAAGGCGACGACCCACATCATCGGCAGCTCGAACCGGATCCGGCCGCGGTACATGGTGAAGAGCCAGTTGAAGATCTTCGCGCCGGTCGGGATCGAGATCACCATGGTGGCGATGCCGAAGAAGCTGTTGACGCTCGCGCCCGAGCCCATGGTGAAGAAATGGTGGAGCCACACCAGGTAGGACAGGATGGTGATGACCACCGTCGCGTAGACCATCGACGAGTAGCCGAACAGCCGCTTGCCGGTGAAGGTCGAGGTCACCTCGGAGAAGATCCCGAACGCCGGGAGGATCAAAACGTAGACCTCCGGATGGCCCCAGATCCACACCAGGTTCCAGTACATCATCGGGCTGCCGCCGTGATCGTTGGTGAAGAAGTTGGTGCCGATGTAGCGGTCGAGCAGCAGCATCGCGAAGGTCGCGGTGAGGATCGGGAAGATGGCGACCGCCAGCACGTTGCTGCACAGCGCGGTCCAGCAGAAGACCGGCATCTTCATCATCGTCATGCCGGGCGCGCGCATCTTGAGAATGGTCGCGACCATGTTGATCGCGGACAAGGTCGTTCCCACCCCGGCGATCTGCAATGACCAGAGATAATAGTCGACGCCGGTGTCCGGGCTGTTCTGGAGGTTGCCGACTGGCACGTAGCCGAGCCATCCGGTCCGCGCGAACTCGCCGACGAACAGCGAGGTCATGACCAGCGCCGCACCCGCCGCGGTTAGCCAGAAGCTCAAATTGTTGAGGAAGGGGAAGGCGACGTCGCGCGCGCCGATCTGCAGCGGCATGACGAAGTTGATGATCCCGACGACCAGCGGGATCGCCACGAAGAAGATCATGATCGTCCCGTGGGCGGTGAAGATCTGGTCGTAGTGATGGGCAGGAAGATAGCCCTGGTTCGCACCGAACGAGACCGCCTGCTGCGCCCGCATCATCAGCGCGTCGGCGAAGCCGCGGAGCAGCATGACGATGCCGAGGATCACGTACATGATCCCGATCTTCTTGTGGTCGACGCTGGTGAACCACTCGCGCCACAGCCAGCCCCACAGCCGGTACTTGGTGATCGCGCCGACCACCGCCAGCCCGCCCAGCGCGACGACGATGAAGGTCACGAGCACGATCGGCTCGTGGATCGGGAAGCTGTCGATCGTCAGGCGGCCGAAGATGGTCTTGAGAAGGCTCTGGCTAAACATTCACGGGCTCCCCGGCGCTCGCCGGCGAATATCTGGGGTCGTTGAAGGTCATGTTGCGGTTGCTGTTGCTGCCCGGGTTGGTCGCCCCAGGCGGCTCGCTGCCGCGCGGCGTGGTGAGGTGCGGGCTGCTGCCCTTCTCCTCCGGGCTCTTCTGCAGCGCGCCCTTGGGCTTGGTGCCGAAGATGGCGTCGGTGTCGCGGCCTGCCGGCATTCCGCCGCCCGACCGCATGTCGCGCGGATTGCCGCCGCCGCCCGCCTGATCGTGGCGCATCATGTCCGACATGCAGGGCTTGCCCGGCTCGACGCAGCGCTCGTAGACCCGCCGGAAGAGATCGGGCGCAACCGACGAGAAATAGATGGGTTTCACCTTCTCGCTGGGGCGCACCAGCTTGGCGAAATTGGAGTCGCTCAGCGGCAGCGGGCTCGCCTTCACCCGGCCGACCCAGCGCTGGAAGTCCGCCGCCGGCACCCCGTGCACCTTGAAGACCATGTCGGAGAAGCCTGCGCCGCTGTAATTGCCCGAGAAACCAATGGTTTCCACTGGCCGGTTGAGGATGGCGTGGAGCTGGCTGCGCATCCCCGGCATGGTATAGATCATCCCTGCCAGCGTCGGCACGTCGAACGTGTTCATCATGTTGGTCGAGGTCATGTCGAACCGCACCGGGACGCCGACCGGAAGCGCCAGCTCGTTGACCGTCGCGATCCCTTGGTCGGGGTAGATGAACAGCCACTTCCAGTCGAGCGAGACGACCTCGATCCGCAGCGTCTTCGCGTTGGGTGCGACCTTCTCGGTGGCCGACGCCTGCTCGATCGGCCGGAACGGGTCGAGCAGGTGGGTGCTCCACCAGGTCAGCGCGCCCAGCGCGATGATGATCAGCAGCGGGGCCGACCAGATCACCAGCTCGAGCGCGGTCGAATGGTCGAAATGCGGATCGTAGGTCGCGTCCTTGTTGCTCGCCCGGTAGCGCCAGGCGAACGCCACCGTGAGGACCAGCACCGGGACGATGATGAGCAGCATCAGCGCGGTGGAGATGAGGATGATATCGCGCTGCTGCTGCGCGATATAGCCCGCCGGGTTGAGCACGTCGGAGCTGCAGCCGGCGAGCAGCGGCAGCGCCACGAGCGCGAGGAACCGGGCAGGCCGGGCGCGAAGGCGAGAGAATCGATCGATCACGATAGTGCCCATCTAGTCGTCGGGAGCGGAACGCCCATTGGACAGTTTGTCCTATGTCACCGCCGTCGCTTTGGTTCCATAAGGCTTTCAGACCATCACCGGGACGACCATGACCTCCGCAGCCAATTCCACCCCGCTCGAGCAGGACGCGCGCCAGGTGAACGCGCGGGACCGGGACATCCGTCCCGGGGAGATCGCGATCGGCGTGATCGTCGGCCGCACCAGCGAGTTCTTCGACTTCTTCGTCTACGCGCTGGCCTCGGTGCTGGTCTTCCCCAAGCTGGTCTTCCCGGCGCTCGATCCGCTGACCGGAACGCTCGCCTCCTTCGCCGTCTTCGCCCTCGCCTTCCTTGCCCGGCCGTTCGGCACCCTCCTCTTCATGTGGGTCGACCGCGAGCATGGAAAGGGTGTCAAG
This window harbors:
- the cyoA gene encoding ubiquinol oxidase subunit II — encoded protein: MIDRFSRLRARPARFLALVALPLLAGCSSDVLNPAGYIAQQQRDIILISTALMLLIIVPVLVLTVAFAWRYRASNKDATYDPHFDHSTALELVIWSAPLLIIIALGALTWWSTHLLDPFRPIEQASATEKVAPNAKTLRIEVVSLDWKWLFIYPDQGIATVNELALPVGVPVRFDMTSTNMMNTFDVPTLAGMIYTMPGMRSQLHAILNRPVETIGFSGNYSGAGFSDMVFKVHGVPAADFQRWVGRVKASPLPLSDSNFAKLVRPSEKVKPIYFSSVAPDLFRRVYERCVEPGKPCMSDMMRHDQAGGGGNPRDMRSGGGMPAGRDTDAIFGTKPKGALQKSPEEKGSSPHLTTPRGSEPPGATNPGSNSNRNMTFNDPRYSPASAGEPVNV
- the cyoB gene encoding cytochrome o ubiquinol oxidase subunit I; the protein is MFSQSLLKTIFGRLTIDSFPIHEPIVLVTFIVVALGGLAVVGAITKYRLWGWLWREWFTSVDHKKIGIMYVILGIVMLLRGFADALMMRAQQAVSFGANQGYLPAHHYDQIFTAHGTIMIFFVAIPLVVGIINFVMPLQIGARDVAFPFLNNLSFWLTAAGAALVMTSLFVGEFARTGWLGYVPVGNLQNSPDTGVDYYLWSLQIAGVGTTLSAINMVATILKMRAPGMTMMKMPVFCWTALCSNVLAVAIFPILTATFAMLLLDRYIGTNFFTNDHGGSPMMYWNLVWIWGHPEVYVLILPAFGIFSEVTSTFTGKRLFGYSSMVYATVVITILSYLVWLHHFFTMGSGASVNSFFGIATMVISIPTGAKIFNWLFTMYRGRIRFELPMMWVVAFMLTFTVGGMTGVLLAVPPADFVFHNSLFLVAHFHNVIIGGVIFGLFAGIDYWFPKAFGFKVDEFWGRVHFWGWVIGYWLAWTPIYVAGLMGATRRVRHFDDPTMQPLFVLAAIGAVIIAIGILGGLLSIVVGYMKRDQLRDTTGDPWDGRTLEWATSSPPPAYNFAFTPVVHDLDAWYDMKQRGHERPSDRFQPIHMPRNSGTGVILSGLALVMGFGMIWYIWWLAAIAFAGLLVVSIAHTFNYNRDYYIPAEEVAVTERAHDAALAGAAA